One Zetaproteobacteria bacterium genomic region harbors:
- a CDS encoding sulfate adenylyltransferase, protein MGGAAFNFRLNDEIELLRLVTVGSVDDGKSTLIGRLLVDTKGAFEDQLLAVTRKRGPASEAEVDLAMLTDGLQAEREQGITIDVAYRYFATARRKFIMADCPGHEQYTRNMVTGASTATAAIILIDARNGVMPQTRRHAHILALLRVRHLIAAINKMDLVDYDQGRFDAIAAELRDFCRRQGVEDLICIPISALKGDNVARRSEAMAWYEGATLLETLERLPAFDDVAQKPFRFPVQMVNRPQTPEHPDFRGFMGRIVSGSVSVGDPVVSLPSGRRSSVKEIVTFDGSLARAFAPMSVTLTLNDEIDVSRGDMLVRADQPPPRGERTVEIDLCWIGDEPLRPRATYIVKQTTNTLKARVEEIIHVTDIHTLEQKPAEAMEMNDLGRVRLRLQRPTSYDSYRDNRATGSLILIDAFTNNTVGAGMVV, encoded by the coding sequence ATGGGTGGCGCAGCGTTCAACTTCAGGCTCAACGACGAGATCGAGCTGCTGCGGCTGGTTACGGTGGGTAGTGTCGACGATGGCAAGTCGACCCTGATCGGCCGGCTGCTGGTCGACACCAAGGGGGCCTTCGAGGATCAACTGCTGGCGGTGACCCGAAAGCGCGGCCCCGCCTCCGAGGCGGAGGTCGATCTGGCCATGCTGACCGACGGACTGCAGGCGGAGCGGGAGCAGGGGATCACCATCGATGTCGCCTACCGCTACTTCGCCACCGCCCGGCGCAAGTTCATCATGGCCGATTGTCCCGGCCACGAGCAGTACACGCGCAACATGGTCACCGGTGCATCCACCGCCACCGCGGCGATCATTCTGATCGACGCGCGCAACGGGGTGATGCCGCAGACACGGCGCCACGCCCACATCCTCGCGCTGCTGCGGGTGCGCCATCTCATCGCCGCGATCAACAAGATGGACCTGGTCGATTACGACCAGGGGCGCTTCGACGCCATCGCAGCCGAGCTGCGCGACTTCTGCCGGCGGCAGGGGGTGGAGGATCTGATCTGCATCCCGATCTCCGCGCTCAAGGGGGACAACGTCGCCCGCCGCAGCGAGGCGATGGCATGGTATGAGGGGGCAACCCTGCTCGAGACGCTGGAGCGGTTGCCCGCGTTCGACGACGTCGCGCAGAAGCCCTTCCGCTTCCCGGTGCAGATGGTCAACCGGCCGCAGACGCCGGAGCACCCCGACTTCCGCGGCTTCATGGGGCGGATCGTCTCCGGCAGCGTCTCGGTGGGGGATCCAGTGGTATCGCTCCCCTCCGGGCGGCGGTCGTCGGTGAAGGAGATCGTCACCTTCGACGGGTCGTTGGCGCGGGCCTTCGCGCCGATGAGCGTCACCCTGACGCTGAACGACGAGATCGACGTCTCGCGGGGGGACATGCTGGTGCGTGCCGACCAGCCGCCGCCGAGGGGGGAGCGAACGGTGGAGATCGATCTCTGCTGGATCGGCGACGAGCCGCTCAGGCCGCGCGCCACCTACATCGTCAAGCAGACCACCAACACCCTGAAGGCGCGGGTGGAGGAGATTATCCACGTCACCGACATCCATACGCTGGAGCAGAAACCGGCCGAGGCGATGGAGATGAACGATCTGGGGCGGGTCCGGTTGCGGCTGCAGCGGCCGACCAGCTACGACAGCTATCGCGACAACCGGGCCACCGGCAGTCTGATCCTGATCGATGCCTTCACCAACAACACCGTCGGTGCAGGCATGGTGGTGTGA